The following are from one region of the Paenibacillus bovis genome:
- a CDS encoding GNAT family N-acetyltransferase, with the protein MSLMIKEVTGMNWRAAAALQVTEAQRPYMESNAFSLAESKYEYNATSVCLYDGIMLVGYAMYGWYCEESDSLWIERFMIDAEFQGRGYGRRFFPLLLDYLHQRFHYEKVMISIHPEDRAGRRFAQSLGFRSTGETDDVGTFTGQVMELDVEPAEDPQPWQPLRLLLGSLRSR; encoded by the coding sequence ATGAGTTTGATGATCAAGGAAGTAACAGGGATGAATTGGCGGGCTGCAGCTGCACTGCAGGTTACAGAAGCCCAGCGTCCGTATATGGAGAGCAATGCTTTTTCGCTCGCCGAATCCAAATATGAGTACAATGCGACTTCGGTTTGTCTGTATGACGGTATCATGCTGGTCGGTTATGCGATGTATGGCTGGTATTGCGAGGAGAGCGACAGTCTATGGATCGAACGCTTTATGATCGATGCCGAATTTCAGGGCAGAGGCTATGGTCGCCGGTTCTTCCCGCTGCTGCTGGATTATTTGCACCAGCGCTTCCATTATGAAAAGGTAATGATCAGTATCCATCCGGAAGATCGAGCTGGCCGGCGTTTTGCCCAATCACTCGGCTTCAGATCTACAGGGGAAACGGATGATGTCGGTACATTTACTGGTCAGGTAATGGAATTGGATGTAGAGCCTGCGGAAGATCCACAGCCATGGCAGCCGCTGCGTCTGCTGCTCGGTTCGCTGCGCAGTCGCTAA
- a CDS encoding DedA family protein, whose translation MDLAAEYIAQYGYIAITILLALGIIGLPIPDETLMLFIGYLASTGVLNYFMCLLFSFIGSVAGMLISYTIGNKLGFRVLDKYGKWIGLNPKRFDRVQKWFVRYGLWTVLFSYFVPGVRHAAGYIAGISAMPFRKYLLICTIGAVVWTVLFISIGYVVGLKVVV comes from the coding sequence ATGGATCTGGCTGCAGAATATATCGCCCAGTACGGTTATATCGCCATTACAATACTGCTTGCACTTGGCATTATCGGTCTGCCTATACCGGATGAGACATTAATGCTTTTTATCGGCTATCTGGCTTCGACAGGTGTACTAAATTATTTTATGTGCCTCCTGTTCAGCTTTATAGGCTCGGTTGCCGGCATGTTAATCAGTTATACCATAGGCAACAAGCTTGGTTTCAGGGTTTTAGACAAATACGGCAAATGGATTGGATTGAATCCCAAGCGGTTTGACCGGGTACAGAAGTGGTTTGTTCGTTACGGCCTTTGGACCGTGCTCTTCTCCTACTTTGTGCCGGGAGTCCGCCATGCAGCAGGTTATATTGCGGGAATCAGCGCTATGCCTTTCCGCAAATATTTGCTGATTTGTACCATCGGTGCTGTCGTATGGACAGTATTATTTATTTCTATCGGATATGTCGTAGGGTTAAAAGTAGTCGTTTGA
- a CDS encoding ABC transporter substrate-binding protein: protein MDNDAIQYLQLYDKLNPQRLHHTPLSVTVAMLAEMLCCTPRNVKFILRRLESRNWIIWQPGRGRGNTSQLQFLYPGTDIMEIRVRQLLDKDRVKEALELIGTLDTDEHSRERLWNILHVYLGMHSEQEESSVQDVLRMIRYRPLEKLNTASVFTAFEVFILRQITDTLLAYDAGSGQFLPRVAHRWEHNEDHTIWTFYLRKGVRFHDGTLLTARDVQYTWERLCRQQSSALWLYRDIREVEHKGDHVVTFHLQRSNLFFLHLITNVYMAILPAHIEQEECRIGSGPFRISELTANKLSLLAFDDYYGLRPVLDRVDVWFMPEQGHNGRLYQITERDDQMASRQINHPVLGCRYLRFDFRSAGIQHHPRFRECIRHLYDGNKMMRELGGDRIAAAYSLLPWKSASYRPLQEGSLTVAEQLLRQSGYDGSELGLSFLDKKEEQIEAQWLQQQAARIGLRLRLLPCTQSYGTMLYGRDRGEIMLGMEILEDDWEWDMINFFGNEGNYLYHALGHEQQLQLKSMLEGIMQLEQEQREEILDRIERRMREENWVIYGNHLNQQAYFNRNLYGLHIESFGFPNLSALWIRKK from the coding sequence TTGGATAACGATGCAATTCAATATTTGCAGCTGTACGACAAATTAAATCCGCAGCGACTGCATCATACACCGCTATCTGTTACGGTAGCCATGCTGGCCGAGATGCTATGCTGTACACCGCGCAATGTCAAATTCATTTTGCGGCGGCTGGAGAGTCGTAACTGGATCATCTGGCAGCCGGGACGTGGCAGGGGGAATACTTCACAGCTGCAATTTCTGTATCCGGGTACAGATATAATGGAGATACGGGTACGACAGTTGCTGGATAAAGATCGGGTGAAGGAAGCGCTGGAGCTGATCGGTACACTGGATACAGACGAGCACAGCCGGGAAAGGCTATGGAATATACTTCATGTCTATCTTGGCATGCACAGCGAGCAGGAAGAAAGCAGTGTGCAGGATGTGCTGCGGATGATTCGTTATCGTCCGTTGGAAAAGCTCAATACAGCGAGTGTATTTACAGCATTCGAGGTATTTATACTGCGGCAGATCACAGATACATTGCTGGCATATGATGCGGGCTCAGGTCAATTTTTGCCGAGAGTGGCGCATCGCTGGGAACATAATGAAGATCATACGATATGGACCTTTTATTTGCGTAAAGGAGTTCGTTTTCATGATGGGACCCTGCTGACTGCCCGGGATGTGCAGTACACCTGGGAAAGACTGTGTCGGCAGCAGAGCAGCGCGCTATGGCTGTATCGTGATATCCGGGAAGTGGAGCATAAGGGAGATCATGTAGTGACTTTTCATTTGCAGCGCAGCAATCTGTTTTTCCTGCATCTGATCACCAATGTCTATATGGCTATTCTGCCTGCCCATATAGAGCAGGAGGAATGCCGGATCGGCAGTGGGCCTTTCCGAATCTCGGAACTGACTGCGAACAAGCTGTCGCTGCTGGCTTTTGACGATTATTATGGTCTGCGTCCGGTACTGGATCGGGTAGATGTCTGGTTTATGCCGGAACAGGGTCACAATGGTCGCCTTTATCAGATTACTGAGCGGGATGATCAAATGGCCAGCCGCCAGATTAATCATCCGGTGCTGGGTTGCCGCTACCTGCGGTTTGATTTTCGCAGTGCGGGTATTCAGCATCACCCCCGGTTCCGCGAATGTATTCGTCATCTGTATGATGGGAATAAAATGATGCGGGAGCTGGGTGGTGACCGGATTGCAGCAGCCTACAGCCTGCTTCCCTGGAAAAGTGCAAGCTATCGTCCCCTACAGGAAGGGTCGCTGACTGTAGCAGAGCAGCTGCTTCGACAGAGCGGGTATGATGGCAGCGAGCTGGGACTTTCTTTTCTCGATAAAAAGGAAGAGCAGATCGAAGCGCAATGGCTGCAGCAGCAGGCTGCCCGGATAGGTCTTCGCTTGCGGCTGCTTCCTTGCACCCAATCGTATGGTACGATGCTGTATGGCAGGGATAGAGGAGAAATCATGCTTGGTATGGAAATACTGGAGGATGACTGGGAATGGGATATGATCAATTTTTTTGGCAATGAAGGCAATTATCTGTACCATGCTCTGGGCCATGAGCAGCAGCTTCAGCTGAAAAGTATGCTGGAAGGCATCATGCAGCTGGAGCAGGAGCAGCGTGAAGAGATATTGGACCGGATCGAACGGCGGATGAGGGAAGAGAACTGGGTCATATATGGTAATCACCTGAATCAGCAGGCCTATTTCAATCGCAATCTGTATGGACTGCATATCGAGTCGTTCGGCTTTCCGAATCTGTCGGCGCTCTGGATCAGAAAGAAATAA
- a CDS encoding NUDIX hydrolase: MTAIEILDVFNEQMEKTGTATREEVHAQGLWHQTFHCWIVSGSAEAGWQLLFQLRHPDKETFPDKLDTSSAGHLMTGESPEDGVRELEEELGLSVTFAELTYCGTHRDEYRISEHYMDREFTHVYLYVCDRSLEEYQVQHSEVTGLFWIEADSFRSLIHGDCDNVTAEGMLYPAAEQSATRERRLVTLDDFTANTEAYYDLLFHALGYK, from the coding sequence ATGACCGCGATAGAGATACTTGATGTTTTTAATGAACAGATGGAAAAGACAGGTACTGCTACACGGGAGGAAGTACATGCGCAAGGATTATGGCATCAGACCTTTCATTGCTGGATCGTCTCCGGTTCTGCCGAAGCGGGATGGCAGCTACTGTTTCAGCTGCGTCATCCGGACAAGGAGACTTTTCCCGACAAGCTGGATACCTCCAGTGCCGGACATCTGATGACAGGTGAATCACCGGAGGATGGGGTACGAGAGCTGGAAGAGGAATTGGGACTATCCGTAACTTTTGCAGAGCTGACGTACTGCGGAACACACAGGGACGAGTATCGAATCTCGGAGCATTATATGGATCGGGAATTTACTCATGTCTATCTATATGTATGTGACCGCTCTCTGGAGGAATACCAGGTTCAGCATAGCGAAGTGACCGGATTATTCTGGATTGAAGCAGACTCTTTCCGGTCGCTGATTCATGGTGACTGTGATAATGTAACTGCAGAGGGAATGCTTTATCCCGCTGCAGAACAGTCTGCGACAAGAGAGCGGCGCTTGGTCACTTTGGACGATTTTACTGCCAATACCGAAGCGTATTATGATTTGTTATTTCATGCATTAGGATATAAATGA
- a CDS encoding response regulator transcription factor — protein sequence MARKVLLIEDEARIREVVSDYFEQDGWEVHQSDNGPDALEWLDTLQPELVILDIMMPRMDGFEVCRQVRTRSGVPIILLTAKSADQDKVLGFELGADDYVTKPFSPKVLIARANSLMKRVTENYQPQGHMITFGSAVLNTLAHRLEVDGTQIELTPKEYDLLLLLIQNKNIVISRDSILNRVWGLEFEGDTRVVDSHIKKLRAKLGYESRHIRTVIGTGYRFELTS from the coding sequence ATGGCACGAAAAGTGCTTCTGATCGAAGATGAAGCGCGAATACGCGAAGTAGTATCGGATTACTTTGAACAGGATGGCTGGGAAGTGCATCAGTCGGATAATGGCCCGGATGCACTGGAATGGCTCGATACACTGCAGCCCGAACTGGTCATCCTTGATATTATGATGCCTCGGATGGATGGATTTGAAGTATGTCGCCAGGTGCGTACCCGTTCGGGAGTTCCGATTATCCTGCTGACTGCCAAATCCGCAGATCAGGATAAAGTACTCGGATTTGAACTGGGGGCAGACGATTATGTTACCAAGCCTTTCAGTCCCAAAGTGCTGATCGCCCGTGCCAACTCGCTTATGAAGCGGGTAACCGAGAATTACCAGCCTCAGGGGCATATGATTACTTTTGGCTCTGCCGTACTTAATACGCTTGCTCATCGGTTGGAAGTCGACGGTACGCAGATTGAACTGACTCCCAAAGAATACGATCTGCTTCTGCTGCTTATTCAGAACAAAAATATTGTTATTTCCCGGGATTCTATTCTGAACCGGGTATGGGGTCTTGAATTTGAAGGCGATACCCGGGTAGTTGATTCCCATATCAAAAAGCTCCGCGCCAAACTCGGCTACGAGTCGCGTCATATTCGCACCGTGATTGGTACAGGGTATCGGTTTGAACTGACATCCTGA
- a CDS encoding sensor histidine kinase has protein sequence MKSWTTHRRGIYIAILICFIVGQLAGTLVIKYLFINYKLRDMYPQATMAASSIAKGKTDIIHSGQFILKAYDLDGNEISLGNEHPPNMFQVSAKQFKDVLTGYIPQVLRDHQMAITREIKGLPNDSIVVGVPIVRQGKHTGVVFLMEPSSEYQAVLNGFYLVFTVMLVVCTLCIGYFLSSYLKEMKRLEKTRRDYVANISHELKSPIASIRALTETLADRMVHDEEKKHNYYSIILSECARLQRLIQDVLDLSSMQNQQHIWEKQKLDTGKWIAYIESRYSFLAEELGIEFRIGDQARSLPPVLSNPDKITQLINILMDNAMKFVDEDGIITLEAEIRSKTIIISINDNGPGIDRESLPFIFERFYKSDQAHQGNGSGLGLSIAYEIVQGLDEEIYVNSQPGQGTTFFFTLRRA, from the coding sequence ATGAAATCCTGGACTACGCATCGAAGAGGCATTTATATAGCAATTCTGATTTGCTTTATTGTCGGACAGCTGGCGGGAACGCTGGTGATCAAGTATTTATTTATCAATTACAAACTCAGGGATATGTATCCCCAGGCAACCATGGCTGCCAGCAGTATTGCCAAGGGCAAAACCGATATTATTCATTCGGGACAATTTATTCTTAAAGCCTATGATCTTGATGGTAATGAAATTTCACTTGGTAATGAGCATCCTCCAAATATGTTTCAGGTTAGCGCCAAGCAGTTCAAGGATGTTCTTACCGGTTATATTCCGCAGGTTCTTCGTGACCATCAGATGGCGATTACCCGGGAGATTAAGGGACTGCCTAATGATTCAATTGTTGTCGGCGTACCGATTGTGCGCCAGGGCAAGCATACAGGAGTTGTTTTTCTGATGGAGCCCTCAAGTGAATATCAGGCTGTACTGAATGGATTTTATCTTGTATTTACAGTAATGCTGGTAGTGTGTACCCTCTGCATTGGTTACTTTTTATCCTCCTATCTGAAAGAGATGAAGCGGCTGGAAAAGACTCGGCGGGATTATGTAGCGAATATCAGTCATGAGCTTAAATCCCCAATTGCTTCGATTCGCGCTTTAACCGAGACGCTTGCCGATAGAATGGTGCATGATGAAGAGAAAAAACATAACTATTACAGTATCATTCTGTCTGAATGTGCACGGCTGCAGCGGCTGATTCAGGATGTACTCGATTTATCCAGCATGCAGAATCAACAGCACATATGGGAAAAGCAAAAACTGGATACCGGAAAATGGATAGCTTATATTGAATCAAGGTATTCTTTTCTTGCGGAAGAGCTCGGGATTGAATTCCGCATCGGTGATCAAGCCAGATCTCTTCCGCCGGTATTGTCCAACCCGGACAAAATTACACAGCTAATTAATATCCTGATGGATAATGCAATGAAATTTGTCGACGAAGACGGCATTATTACGCTGGAGGCAGAGATTCGATCCAAAACAATCATCATCAGCATCAACGACAATGGGCCTGGGATTGATAGAGAAAGCCTGCCCTTTATCTTTGAACGATTCTACAAAAGTGACCAGGCTCATCAGGGCAATGGAAGTGGATTGGGATTGTCTATCGCCTACGAAATTGTACAAGGACTGGATGAAGAAATATACGTAAACAGCCAGCCGGGACAGGGCACTACTTTCTTTTTTACACTCAGAAGAGCTTGA
- the pssA gene encoding CDP-diacylglycerol--serine O-phosphatidyltransferase, with translation MNPTWLPTLCTVLNLGAGTASLLLTVNGHYRLALIWIAMAAVFDVLDGLLARLLHCTSEFGKQLDSLADLISFGAAPAMLVLLYQLDDDRWLGPAAVILFVICGALRLARFNISGSINGFTGLPITAAGTLLALSSLSGPDLPSYWTIILMAVMSLLMISRIPFPAFKNKMVRK, from the coding sequence ATGAACCCGACATGGCTCCCTACGCTGTGTACTGTACTGAATCTGGGTGCAGGAACAGCTTCACTACTACTCACTGTTAATGGACATTACCGACTGGCACTGATCTGGATTGCCATGGCAGCTGTTTTTGATGTACTGGATGGACTGCTTGCCCGCCTGCTCCACTGTACGAGTGAATTTGGCAAACAGCTGGATTCTCTAGCCGATCTGATCTCGTTTGGTGCAGCTCCGGCTATGCTGGTTCTGCTGTACCAGCTGGACGATGACCGCTGGCTTGGTCCGGCAGCCGTTATTTTGTTCGTGATCTGCGGCGCACTGCGGCTGGCACGATTTAATATATCCGGCTCGATCAACGGATTTACCGGACTGCCTATTACGGCTGCGGGGACACTACTTGCACTGTCCTCCCTGTCCGGCCCCGATCTGCCCAGCTACTGGACCATTATATTGATGGCTGTTATGTCACTGCTGATGATCAGCCGCATCCCATTTCCCGCCTTCAAAAATAAAATGGTGAGGAAGTGA
- a CDS encoding ATP-binding protein, whose translation MKIKGEPIPEDQLAQIWERFYRGEASRNRQTGGTGLGLSISRQILDLHGFRYEVNNREKGVCFSIIFER comes from the coding sequence TTGAAAATAAAGGGGGAACCGATACCGGAAGATCAGCTGGCTCAGATCTGGGAACGATTCTATCGGGGTGAAGCTTCACGCAATCGCCAGACCGGCGGAACGGGCCTTGGATTATCTATTTCACGACAGATTCTGGACCTGCACGGGTTCCGTTATGAAGTAAACAATCGGGAGAAGGGTGTCTGCTTCTCCATTATTTTCGAACGATAA
- a CDS encoding response regulator transcription factor, producing the protein MMMTRNHPLNILICDDHIAVHESISAYLQAEHMEFASAFNGKQALLMLEKGKFDLVILDIMLPGLFGTEVCRQIRMSSTIPIIMLSAKGEEMDRITGLELGADDYITKPFSPREVIIRIKTILKRTHYAPAPQAELLQAGKMTINPNTQEVYIEEQRIEFTVKEIELLTLFLYNKGKILSREQILNKVWGYDYPGDTRAVDHLIKRIRKKFPKEPAGFEIKSIYGMGYKLETVL; encoded by the coding sequence ATGATGATGACAAGAAACCATCCATTGAATATTCTGATCTGCGATGATCATATTGCAGTTCATGAAAGTATATCCGCATATTTGCAGGCAGAGCATATGGAATTTGCTTCTGCCTTTAATGGCAAGCAAGCACTACTTATGCTGGAAAAAGGAAAATTTGATCTTGTTATTCTTGATATTATGCTGCCAGGTCTGTTTGGTACGGAGGTATGCCGGCAAATCCGGATGTCCAGCACTATTCCTATTATTATGCTGAGCGCCAAAGGAGAAGAAATGGATCGAATTACCGGGCTCGAATTGGGCGCGGATGATTATATCACCAAGCCATTTTCCCCAAGAGAAGTAATCATCCGAATCAAAACGATTCTTAAACGCACGCATTATGCACCTGCGCCGCAGGCAGAGCTGCTGCAAGCTGGCAAGATGACCATCAACCCGAATACACAGGAAGTATATATTGAAGAACAACGAATCGAATTCACTGTCAAAGAAATTGAACTGCTTACATTATTTCTCTATAACAAAGGCAAAATTCTTTCACGGGAGCAGATTCTGAACAAAGTCTGGGGATATGATTATCCCGGCGACACCCGTGCTGTCGATCATCTAATCAAGCGCATACGCAAAAAATTCCCGAAAGAACCCGCTGGCTTTGAGATCAAGTCCATCTACGGTATGGGATACAAACTGGAGACTGTACTATGA
- the psiE gene encoding phosphate-starvation-inducible protein PsiE has translation MKFIMMQTRKLPELLQIVLNISLFLMAIVLSVLLMKETWSIFSSVFLSSEEIDSYFAFTDELLVFFLYFEFIALIVKYFKSNFHFPLRYFIYIGITAIVRLIIVDHEEALSTFWWSMAILVLIGSLFLANTRVVRKDH, from the coding sequence ATGAAATTTATTATGATGCAGACACGCAAGCTGCCGGAACTGCTGCAAATTGTACTGAATATCAGCTTGTTTCTGATGGCGATTGTGCTGAGTGTGCTGCTGATGAAGGAAACATGGAGTATTTTCTCTTCGGTTTTTCTGTCATCAGAAGAAATCGACAGTTATTTTGCTTTTACCGATGAGCTGCTTGTTTTCTTTTTGTACTTTGAATTTATCGCTTTGATCGTCAAATATTTCAAGTCCAACTTCCACTTCCCGCTGCGCTATTTTATCTATATCGGGATTACAGCGATTGTACGACTGATTATCGTTGATCATGAAGAGGCACTCAGTACGTTCTGGTGGTCGATGGCTATTCTGGTGCTGATTGGCTCATTATTCCTGGCCAATACCCGTGTCGTGCGAAAAGATCACTAA
- a CDS encoding ABC transporter ATP-binding protein — MWKLRVLLKPYWLWCILAPLLMVLEVSMDLLQPTLMASIVDKGLMKNDLSHIISTGGIMLGVALIGLLGGVGCTIFSSIASQNFGNDLRIRLFEHIQTFSNRNLDQLKTGSLITRLTNDVVQMQNFVQLVLRTIRSPLLLVGSLVMAIRISPALTLILLVSVPVLFIILYALIRFSFPLFTKMQSRLDGVNTVLQENLAGIRVIKAFVRAEHEQQRFDRANQEYTDTAIRAVRLLALNMPIMMLILNISIVAVLWFGGIQSWKGQLSVGELIAFINYVTQLLMSMLMLSSRLTMVSRAKVSADRINEVLDTRSEISDDSNQEKVMIRKGQIEFHNVSFAYDRADENLVLEHISFTARPGETVAILGATGAGKSTLVSLIPRLYEVNAGSITIDDTDIRMIPIDHLRSRIGLVMQQSILFSGTIRDNIRYGRPDATEEEVEQAARAAEAHSFISSLPNGYDTLLGQRGINLSGGQKQRLSIARALLIQPAILIMDDSTSALDAVTESRIRLLLRHKMKESTNILIAQRVSSIIDADHILVLDNGRIAAQGTHQELMSSSAIYRDIRQSQLGEEEVAYVQS; from the coding sequence ATGTGGAAGCTTAGGGTATTACTCAAACCCTATTGGCTCTGGTGCATACTGGCACCACTACTTATGGTGTTGGAAGTAAGCATGGATCTGCTTCAGCCAACCCTGATGGCGAGTATTGTGGATAAAGGGTTAATGAAAAATGATCTTTCACATATTATATCGACCGGGGGCATTATGTTGGGAGTTGCGCTGATTGGGTTGCTCGGTGGGGTAGGATGTACGATTTTTTCGAGTATTGCTTCCCAGAATTTTGGTAATGATCTGCGAATTCGGCTGTTTGAACATATTCAGACATTCTCCAATCGCAATCTGGATCAGCTCAAGACAGGATCGCTGATCACGCGTTTGACCAATGATGTGGTACAGATGCAGAATTTTGTCCAGCTGGTACTGCGGACAATTCGTTCTCCGCTGCTGTTGGTCGGCAGTCTGGTTATGGCGATTCGGATCAGTCCAGCACTAACGCTGATATTGCTCGTATCGGTGCCGGTGCTATTTATTATACTGTATGCGCTTATTCGTTTTTCTTTCCCTTTGTTTACAAAAATGCAGAGTAGGCTGGATGGAGTAAATACAGTACTGCAGGAAAATCTGGCAGGGATTCGGGTCATTAAGGCATTTGTACGAGCCGAACATGAGCAGCAGCGCTTCGATCGGGCTAATCAGGAATATACGGATACGGCAATTCGAGCCGTACGCCTGCTGGCACTAAATATGCCGATAATGATGCTGATTCTCAATATAAGTATTGTTGCTGTATTATGGTTCGGTGGTATACAGAGCTGGAAAGGGCAGCTGTCTGTCGGCGAATTGATCGCATTTATTAACTATGTGACCCAGCTGCTTATGTCGATGCTGATGCTGAGTAGTCGGCTGACGATGGTATCCCGTGCCAAAGTCTCCGCTGACCGTATCAATGAAGTACTGGATACACGCAGTGAAATTTCAGATGATTCTAACCAAGAAAAGGTAATGATCAGGAAAGGACAGATCGAGTTTCATAATGTTTCCTTTGCTTATGATCGGGCAGATGAGAATCTGGTGCTGGAACATATCAGCTTTACCGCCCGGCCAGGGGAGACCGTTGCTATTCTTGGTGCTACCGGTGCCGGCAAGTCGACGCTGGTAAGCCTGATTCCAAGATTATATGAGGTGAACGCAGGTTCGATTACTATTGATGATACTGATATTCGTATGATTCCAATCGACCATCTGCGAAGCCGGATTGGTCTGGTGATGCAGCAGAGCATTCTGTTCAGTGGAACCATCCGCGATAATATCCGTTATGGACGACCCGATGCCACGGAAGAAGAAGTCGAGCAGGCAGCAAGGGCTGCTGAAGCGCATTCATTCATATCCAGTCTGCCAAATGGATACGATACGCTGCTTGGACAACGCGGAATTAACCTGTCCGGTGGACAGAAGCAGCGTCTGTCTATTGCCAGAGCGCTGTTAATTCAACCGGCGATTCTGATTATGGATGACAGTACAAGTGCGCTTGATGCAGTAACCGAATCGCGGATTCGCCTACTGCTCCGACATAAAATGAAAGAAAGTACCAATATTCTGATTGCCCAGCGGGTATCATCCATTATTGATGCAGATCATATCCTGGTTCTGGATAACGGACGCATCGCAGCACAGGGTACACATCAGGAGTTGATGTCCAGCAGTGCCATTTACCGGGATATACGGCAATCCCAGCTGGGAGAAGAGGAGGTAGCCTATGTCCAGTCGTAA
- a CDS encoding sensor histidine kinase, with the protein MKNRSITFKLFLMTVLFFVCFYGMVILSQLLFFNNFYEEHKVNKAENDLERLAAVYTKSGDHSRQMSNEVLQFMNRNKSQLTIVNMDGQMVLEDPYHLVLRKDNGQKVSVSLSLYMNLNEDSFRALNIRTGDKLDLWGNADTQVNQSQIVFTPEQIEKHQPRTTSYIPDISGTVTEIVLPTPKNWNQRQGLLMEALYRAFPLSDSQQEQLLAMKPLQYEWTESWSGTHNVIMIQPVKRSNQNVELLFALTSLQEISDTTEALRWFYLYLGIGGFVLILILSLFFSKIITRPLIALNAMAKRIVKLDFSADPPPVRQNDELGSLASSMYTMSISLDKALRELQEANQQLQQDMEQKQKIELMQQSFFTNASHELKTPLSIVKSFAEGLQDGVNINKQDHYISVIIEEADKMEMLIKDMLDLARLESGTIRLHKTSFMLSELTEKVADRLVHLLQARQLEIMIIPVNELPVIADPDWIEQVIRNFIVNAIRHADEGSTIVIEMVSDPQSTRFSVENKGGTDTGRSAGSDLGTILSG; encoded by the coding sequence ATGAAAAATCGCAGTATTACCTTTAAACTTTTTCTGATGACTGTCCTGTTTTTCGTATGTTTTTACGGGATGGTTATACTTAGTCAATTATTGTTTTTTAACAATTTTTATGAAGAGCACAAAGTCAATAAAGCAGAAAACGATCTGGAGAGGCTGGCGGCTGTTTATACAAAATCCGGGGATCATTCAAGGCAGATGTCCAATGAAGTACTGCAGTTTATGAACCGTAACAAAAGTCAGCTTACTATAGTCAACATGGATGGGCAGATGGTGCTGGAAGATCCATATCACCTGGTTCTTCGTAAAGACAACGGACAAAAAGTGTCTGTCTCCCTCTCGCTCTACATGAATCTGAATGAAGATTCCTTCCGGGCGCTGAATATTCGTACCGGTGACAAGCTGGATCTGTGGGGAAATGCAGACACTCAGGTAAATCAGTCGCAAATCGTATTTACACCGGAACAAATCGAAAAACATCAACCACGGACTACATCGTATATACCGGATATATCCGGTACAGTGACCGAGATTGTACTGCCTACGCCCAAGAACTGGAACCAGCGGCAGGGGCTGCTTATGGAAGCACTATATCGTGCCTTTCCATTATCGGATAGTCAGCAGGAGCAGCTGCTGGCGATGAAACCGTTGCAGTATGAGTGGACGGAATCCTGGAGCGGAACACACAATGTGATTATGATTCAGCCAGTAAAACGTTCCAACCAGAATGTGGAGCTGCTGTTCGCTCTCACATCTCTGCAGGAGATCAGCGACACCACAGAAGCACTGCGCTGGTTCTATCTCTATCTGGGAATCGGCGGTTTTGTATTAATCCTGATTTTGTCGCTGTTTTTCTCCAAAATTATTACAAGGCCGCTGATTGCACTGAATGCTATGGCGAAGCGGATCGTCAAGCTGGACTTTAGCGCAGATCCGCCTCCTGTCCGGCAAAATGATGAGCTGGGCAGTCTTGCCAGCAGCATGTACACGATGTCGATCAGCCTCGACAAGGCACTGCGCGAGCTTCAGGAAGCCAATCAGCAGTTGCAGCAGGATATGGAACAAAAGCAAAAAATCGAGTTGATGCAGCAGAGCTTTTTCACCAATGCTTCCCACGAACTGAAAACACCGCTCAGTATTGTCAAAAGTTTTGCGGAAGGACTGCAGGACGGGGTTAATATCAATAAACAGGATCATTATATCTCTGTCATTATTGAAGAAGCAGACAAAATGGAAATGCTGATCAAGGACATGCTCGATCTGGCACGGCTGGAATCGGGAACGATCCGGCTGCACAAGACTTCCTTTATGCTCAGCGAGCTGACCGAAAAGGTCGCAGATCGACTGGTGCATCTGTTACAGGCTCGCCAGCTGGAAATTATGATTATTCCGGTCAATGAACTTCCTGTTATCGCCGATCCGGACTGGATTGAACAGGTCATCCGTAATTTTATTGTAAATGCGATTCGTCATGCCGATGAAGGCAGTACGATCGTTATCGAAATGGTCAGCGATCCGCAATCTACCCGTTTTTCTGTTGAAAATAAAGGGGGAACCGATACCGGAAGATCAGCTGGCTCAGATCTGGGAACGATTCTATCGGGGTGA